From the genome of Nitrospirota bacterium:
ATGTTGTGTCAGTTGAGATGACGCCTTCTGTCAGTGCTATACCAATCTTTCCATTACCACTAAATGTATTGCCTGTTCCTAATGTCACGTTGGGAGGTATACTCAAGGCATAAAAACCATTATTTGTAAAAGAGTTATTTAAGATATTAATAGTTCCTGTTAAACAGTAAACTCCGTAACCTCCATTGCTTAAAATGGTTGAACCTGTAATAGTTAGACCACCTGTGCTTGCCATATAAACCCCGCCTGTTCCATTGTTTGAGAGTGTGGAATTTAAAAGTATTAGAGCAGAATCACCAACCAAATATATACCGAGGGCTGGACTGTATCTTATGATAGATGTGTTAATTGTTGGTGAGCTGTTACTGACATATATTTCGCCATTGCTACCAGTGCCTCCATACTCAACTGTTACATAGTCAAGGCTGCTCTCTGAAGTTGCATGGTTGTAGAACCGTATCCCAAGCCAGTCTCCTGCGGCAGGTGTTGCCTTGTTAGAAGTAACAACAATTGGAGACGCTGCTGTACCCTGGGCATTGAGCCTGCCTTTGTAAGTGCTGTAGCCGATGTATAGCACATGAGTTCCGTTAAACTTCACTACTACCCCAGGCTCTATTGGTCAGGGTTGGCTCTGAGGTTGTGCCATAGACAAATATGTCTCCTGTAACTATGTAGGGACTTCCTGCGAGCGTCCATGTAGTATCAGTTGAGATGGTGCCGCCGCTTATGTATGTTGGAGGGTTGGTTGCAAAACTCATATCAGAGCTATAAGTTATTCCGCCAGCGCTGGTTGCAACTATATTGTAGTGATAGGTGGTGCTTGGAGAAAGTCCTGTCAGATTAGCAGTTATATTTACAGCACTTATTCCACTGCCTATAGCCTGAACGGGGGTTGTATTTCCATAGGATGTAGTTGTTCCCCACTGAAAATACACATCAGTTGTTAAGCCATTAGGATTGACTATACCGTTTAATATAGCAGAAGAGCCCCCAATATTACTCGCAGAATTGGTTGTTGCAGTCGGAGGATTTTCACCAAAACTCCAGTTGAAATTGTTGTGTGAATCTACAGAATTTGCAGCAATAATGGAGGTGGTATTTACATTGTAAGAGTCTTTAACATTTACAAATGAGATATTGCGTGTGCCTTGCGGGTTTACATTCCAAAAACTGCCAGAAGATGAGCTTACTAAAGCAAGCAAATTGCCGTTTGTACCCTGCAATGTAAGGTTGTTAATAATTATTTGGGTTTTTCCTGCCTTAAAAATTAGGGTAGCAGGAGTTGTTACGCTCTTGGTTAAATTATAGAATGTGGTATCACCATAAATAGTCTGATTGGCGCCGTCTAAAGTGACCGTGCCTGTTCCGGTAAATGTGGCTGAGTTAGTCCAATTACCTGCAACATTGATATTCAGGTTATTAGCACTAAAGGTACCGGCGGAATTAATAAAATTGCCATTTATATCTAAATTGTCGTGAAAAAGCTGTAGTGTGCCTCCGCCGGAATGTGTAAGATTGTTAAAAGCTTTATATACACCGATTCCGCCAGATGTAAGCGTCTGCGTATTGCTCCCGCCAAATATAACTGTGCTGTTCCCCGCAGTAAAAGTATCACGGTTAGTCCAGTTGCCCCCCACTGTCAAGGTTGAGTTGCCTGCATCTATCTCATTAGAGCCGTTTGCATCGGATGGCATAACGGTTACATCTCCATTAATAGTGATAGTGATGTTAGCGCCGCAAATCAATTTTCCATAAAGGTTGGCAGCAGTATCCCCGATATATAAATTTCCAACCGTTATCTCGGCATTATTTATAGAATTATCTAAGGTTACCATGTAACCAGCATTCCAACTACTGATACTTAGGGTTCCACCAACTGTGAGAGCGCCGCTGCTTATCTGTGCAGTGCGATTGGCAGCATCATTAGAGAAAACAGTAAGATTGCCGCCATAACTCGTGGCTGTAATAGATTTTAATTGACTGCCCAACAGCTCATATCTAAAATTCCCTACAGATATATCGCCATTATTCACAATATTAACTAAGTTGGAAGTTTTTCTGCGAAAAACTCCGTTCCCTGTTAGTACGCCGCCTGTATTTATTACCAAGGTTGGTCCGGTATTGACAGATACTGCTTTACCGGTGTCTATAGTAAATGTATCAGATGTAGCCGCCGTGCCTGAAATAGTAAGAACATTGTCTACAGTAAAATTACCAGAAGTGCTTGGCACAGTGATATTTGCGTTTGAATCTCTACCTATAGTGAGGTTATAAAATCTTGTTCCGGCAGCGGCCGGTGTTATAAGGGTGCCTGTGCCGTTAAGCACGACATTACTGGCGTCAAAGGCAAAGGTCCCTGTGGATGAATCCCAATCGCCGTTAACAATAATAGTTGAATTGTTGGCGGTAAATATTCCGGCAGCAATTGTAAAATTCCGTGATGTGGTTAAAGTATAATTGTTGCTGCTGGTAGCTACTGTAGTGGTATTGCCTGATGTCATATTTAAAGTGCCGATAGAGACATTCCTGTCAAGGGTGCTGATACCGCCTCCTGAGTTCCCATCAAAAATTGCAATATCTGTTGTGCCTGGCATGGCTGCCCCTCCACCACCTCCACTGCTTGCTGACCAGTGATTAACGTCAGACCAGTTGCCTGTCCCGCCTACCCAATAGCGGTTAGCTGCAAAAACAGAAGAGGTAACACCTAATAAAAGTAAAATTATCAGCGCTAATATTATTGAAGTTAGATGTAAATTGTTCCTTTGATTTTTAATTATCATGCTTTTTTTCGTTTCTGCTGTGAACAGTTCTTTCGGAAATCCGTGCAACATAAATTCCTCCTTTTACACTCAACATCTCATAAACTAATGCTGTTTTATTAAATGCCCATCTTGGGTATATGCCGTTTCCGATCTCTATTAACTCGCCGCCTTTTGAAGGAGTAATATAAATTTTTGTATTTTTTATGTTAGGTTCATATCTAAAAAAAGATACCCATTTACTATCAGGGGAAAAACTTGGGAAATATCCGTCATCCGATAATTTAATGGGCGTTTCATTTTGAAGGGGAGGAGCCAGATATATGCCGCGACTTGTACCATCAGTCCTTTTAGATGCAAATGCAAGAAGTGTTCTCTCGGGATTAAAATTCATACATACCCCTCCCATAGGCGCAATTTTTTGAATGCTATTGTTATTTAAATCAGCTAAGAATAATTGACC
Proteins encoded in this window:
- a CDS encoding right-handed parallel beta-helix repeat-containing protein, with the protein product MLYIGYSTYKGRLNAQGTAASPIVVTSNKATPAAGDWLGIRFYNHATSESSLDYVTVEYGGTGSNGEIYVSNSSPTINTSIIRYSPALGIYLVGDSALILLNSTLSNNGTGGVYMASTGGLTITGSTILSNGGYGVYCLTGTINILNNSFTNNGFYALSIPPNVTLGTGNTFSGNGKIGIALTEGVISTDTTWTLAGSPYIITGHIFVFSTTSEPTLTIEPGVVVKFD